One Nitrospira sp. DNA segment encodes these proteins:
- the pheT gene encoding phenylalanine--tRNA ligase subunit beta, with product MPTITVFKDDLESLLNGAGTASRAVSIEQLEEWLMLVKGELKGHNPETGELRIELQDSNRPDLWCCEGIARQIRIKQQGGLKPYSFFAQEPKSPHYLIVKPGMEQVRPYVAACTAKGYRVTEKGLAQLIQTQEKLADIFGRKRKTVSIGIYQLRNITFPVTYELVKPDEVRFTPLGMEATMTLSEILMVHPKGLEYGPILAVKSLLPILRDAKNQPLSFPPIINSREIGEVRAGDDELFVEVTGTDLLMVILSLNIFSTNLADRGATIEPVEIRYPTGTMLGKRVRTPHDFGKPKTIRIEAIEQALGQELGETVVKQALEAYGYSVSAGKGSVKAKLPPYRHDLMHMMDVVEDVAMGRGYDEFTPIMPAQFTVGGLSAIEQLSDRSRELMVGLGFQEIISNILGSPDQYSKFMRLDGTEWGRTVDVDNVMSLSFSCLRQWMLPSLLRIEAASSRAFYPHRLFEAGDVAIPDGTHELGSRTETVLGALIAHATTHFSEIHSCLDVLLYYLGTEYSLEPMQHPSFLEGRAGRILVSGKSVGVIGEVHPEVLERWQIAMPVVAFDVNLSQLATLGRVETTEGQRQLSLSHPSNILSNA from the coding sequence ATGCCCACCATCACTGTTTTCAAGGACGACTTGGAATCCCTTTTGAACGGGGCCGGAACTGCAAGTCGAGCGGTCTCGATCGAACAGTTGGAAGAGTGGCTCATGCTCGTCAAGGGCGAGTTGAAGGGGCACAACCCTGAAACCGGAGAGTTACGCATCGAGCTCCAAGACAGCAACCGGCCGGACCTCTGGTGTTGCGAGGGGATTGCCAGACAAATTCGCATCAAGCAACAGGGCGGGCTGAAGCCCTATTCTTTTTTCGCTCAAGAACCGAAGTCACCGCATTATCTGATCGTGAAACCCGGTATGGAGCAAGTACGCCCGTACGTGGCAGCCTGTACGGCTAAGGGGTATCGGGTGACCGAGAAGGGGTTGGCTCAGCTGATTCAAACGCAGGAGAAGCTGGCCGACATCTTTGGGCGCAAGCGCAAGACCGTCTCGATCGGAATCTATCAGCTGCGGAATATTACCTTTCCTGTGACGTATGAACTGGTGAAGCCGGACGAAGTGCGATTTACCCCATTGGGTATGGAAGCGACGATGACCCTGTCTGAAATTCTCATGGTTCATCCCAAGGGATTGGAGTACGGACCTATTCTGGCCGTCAAAAGTCTGCTCCCTATCCTCCGCGATGCGAAGAATCAGCCGTTATCGTTCCCGCCGATCATTAACAGCCGGGAAATCGGAGAAGTACGGGCGGGTGATGATGAGCTCTTCGTCGAGGTGACCGGGACGGATCTACTCATGGTGATACTTTCACTGAACATCTTCTCGACGAATTTGGCCGACCGTGGCGCGACCATCGAGCCGGTGGAAATACGATATCCGACGGGCACGATGCTGGGTAAACGGGTGAGGACACCTCACGATTTCGGAAAACCAAAAACGATTCGAATCGAAGCGATTGAACAGGCTCTGGGCCAGGAGCTCGGCGAGACAGTCGTGAAGCAGGCTCTTGAGGCGTATGGGTACAGCGTGTCGGCAGGAAAGGGATCGGTTAAAGCAAAGCTCCCACCGTATCGGCACGATTTGATGCATATGATGGATGTGGTCGAAGACGTTGCGATGGGTCGTGGCTATGACGAGTTTACCCCGATCATGCCAGCGCAATTTACGGTGGGCGGATTATCCGCTATTGAACAACTGTCCGATCGATCCCGAGAATTGATGGTGGGGCTCGGGTTTCAGGAAATCATTTCGAACATTCTCGGTTCACCGGACCAATACTCAAAATTTATGCGTCTCGATGGCACCGAATGGGGACGGACAGTGGACGTCGACAATGTCATGTCGTTGAGTTTCTCTTGCCTCCGACAATGGATGTTGCCCTCATTGCTGCGCATCGAAGCCGCCTCGAGCCGGGCGTTCTATCCCCATCGCCTCTTCGAAGCCGGTGATGTGGCGATTCCCGATGGGACCCACGAGTTGGGTTCTCGAACGGAAACGGTCTTGGGCGCCCTGATCGCTCACGCCACGACCCATTTCTCAGAAATCCACTCGTGTCTCGATGTCCTGTTGTACTATCTCGGCACGGAGTACAGTCTTGAGCCGATGCAGCATCCGTCTTTTCTAGAAGGCCGTGCAGGCCGCATTCTCGTCTCGGGCAAGTCCGTCGGCGTTATCGGCGAAGTCCATCCGGAAGTCCTCGAACGTTGGCAGATCGCCATGCCGGTTGTGGCCTTCGACGTGAATCTTTCGCAGTTGGCGACGCTTGGGAGGGTGGAAACGACGGAAGGGCAACGACAATTGTCGCTTTCCCATCCGTCGAACATTCTATCGAACGCGTGA
- the rplT gene encoding 50S ribosomal protein L20: MPRVKGGPKTRQRRKKRIKLASGQYGGKSRLFRSATESVDKGLTYAYTGRKNRKRDFRQLWIARISAAVRAQGMTYGRFINALKKANVALDRKVLSDMAIKDAAGFEQLIGLAKQHLTPATA; encoded by the coding sequence ATGCCTCGCGTAAAGGGTGGACCAAAAACTCGGCAGCGGAGAAAGAAGCGGATCAAGTTGGCGTCGGGACAATACGGCGGGAAAAGCCGCCTTTTTCGCTCGGCGACAGAAAGCGTTGATAAGGGCTTGACCTACGCATATACAGGTCGTAAGAACCGAAAGCGGGACTTCCGGCAACTGTGGATCGCTCGCATCAGCGCGGCAGTCCGGGCACAGGGCATGACCTACGGTCGGTTCATCAATGCCCTTAAGAAGGCCAATGTCGCGTTGGATCGCAAGGTTCTTTCCGACATGGCGATCAAGGACGCCGCGGGGTTTGAGCAACTCATCGGCCTCGCCAAGCAGCACTTGACCCCTGCCACGGCATAA
- the rpmI gene encoding 50S ribosomal protein L35, with amino-acid sequence MKMKTHKGTSKRFAKTGSGKIVRRKAGKRHILTSKRHDRKRRLSGTAVVDPTVVSALNRLLPYA; translated from the coding sequence ATGAAAATGAAGACGCATAAAGGAACGAGCAAACGATTTGCTAAAACAGGAAGCGGCAAGATTGTCCGCCGCAAAGCGGGCAAACGGCACATCCTGACTAGCAAGCGACACGACCGGAAGCGCCGCTTGAGCGGAACCGCGGTCGTCGACCCAACGGTCGTTTCAGCGTTGAATCGTCTCCTGCCGTACGCATAG
- the infC gene encoding translation initiation factor IF-3 yields the protein MNREIRVREVRVIGPEGEQLGVLPTPDAFRQAQESGYDLVEVAPNSVPPVCKIMDFGKYKYELSKKDHQSRRHQKSTQVKEIKLRPRTDKHDLEIKVRQMKSFLEEGNKTKVTLTYRGREMANQEMGRAVMNSVIEQLAQAGTIEYAPRMEGRSLIMIVAPKH from the coding sequence GTGAATCGTGAGATCCGAGTCCGAGAAGTTCGAGTAATCGGCCCGGAGGGAGAACAGCTCGGTGTTCTCCCGACACCGGATGCCTTTCGTCAGGCTCAAGAAAGCGGCTATGACCTGGTGGAAGTCGCCCCCAACTCCGTTCCCCCGGTCTGTAAGATTATGGACTTTGGGAAGTACAAGTACGAGCTGAGCAAAAAAGATCATCAAAGTCGGCGTCACCAAAAGTCCACCCAAGTCAAGGAAATCAAGTTGCGCCCACGGACCGATAAGCATGATCTTGAGATTAAGGTCCGTCAGATGAAAAGCTTTCTAGAGGAGGGCAACAAGACCAAGGTCACCCTCACCTATCGCGGACGAGAAATGGCGAACCAGGAGATGGGTCGGGCAGTGATGAATTCCGTCATTGAACAGTTGGCCCAAGCCGGCACCATCGAGTATGCTCCTCGGATGGAAGGACGCAGTTTGATTATGATCGTGGCTCCGAAACACTAA
- the thrS gene encoding threonine--tRNA ligase, whose protein sequence is MKISVKDGPSGDIQTGETVGDALAQLGLTNRDILAAKVEGEIVDLSRPLSASSIVEPLRFDSSEGREVYRHSSTHIMAQAVKELFPAAQLTIGPALEDSFYYDFAFERPFTPEDLERIEERAAEIIKRNLTITRREFSKQDAIDFFKGRGEHYKVELIQGFPDGEPITAYTQGDFVDLCRGPHLPTTGSVGTIKLLNTAGAYWRGDERNPMLQRIYGTSFPTRAEVDAYLARLEEIKRRDHRKVGKELDLISIQDEIGPGLVLWHPKGAAVRLLIENFWREQHIRDGYQLVYSPHTARLDLWKTSGHLDYYRENMFPSMKLEGSEYQLKPMNCPYHIMIYQSHLRSYRDLPIRYGELGTVYRYERTGVLHGLMRVRGFTQDDAHLFCRPDQMEQEVSRVLDFTFFVLRTFGFHQFEVFLSTRPKESVGGDEHWTLATSALEAALKNRNISFHLDPGGGAFYGPKIDIKIKDALGRSWQCSTVQVDFNNPERFELNYIGEDGKAHRPIMIHRALMGSIERFFGILIEHYGGAFPTWLAPVQVVVMNITDHQQDYAAAVVAQLKAVGFRAEADLRNEKIGFKIREAEKAKVPFMLVAGNREMQGGTLSVRGRSGANLGTKTVAEVLDLLQTEVAHTQRDLQHTH, encoded by the coding sequence ATGAAGATATCAGTTAAAGACGGTCCAAGCGGTGACATTCAGACTGGGGAAACGGTCGGTGACGCTCTAGCTCAGCTAGGACTCACAAACCGCGATATTTTGGCAGCCAAAGTCGAAGGAGAGATTGTTGATCTGTCACGTCCTCTTTCTGCAAGTTCGATCGTCGAACCACTGAGGTTCGACAGTTCAGAGGGCCGCGAAGTATACCGCCACAGCAGCACTCATATCATGGCTCAAGCAGTCAAGGAGCTCTTCCCTGCTGCACAACTGACCATCGGTCCGGCCCTTGAAGATAGCTTTTATTATGACTTTGCCTTCGAACGGCCCTTTACTCCCGAAGACTTAGAGCGAATCGAAGAACGCGCTGCCGAGATCATCAAGCGTAATCTCACCATCACAAGGCGGGAGTTTTCAAAACAGGACGCCATAGATTTTTTCAAGGGCCGTGGCGAGCACTACAAGGTCGAGCTGATTCAAGGTTTCCCCGATGGAGAGCCGATCACCGCCTACACACAAGGAGACTTCGTCGATCTCTGTCGCGGGCCTCATCTCCCTACCACCGGTTCCGTTGGGACCATCAAATTGCTCAACACGGCCGGGGCCTATTGGCGCGGCGATGAACGTAATCCGATGTTACAACGGATCTACGGAACATCGTTTCCGACGAGAGCGGAAGTGGATGCCTATCTGGCCCGGCTGGAGGAAATTAAGCGGCGCGACCACAGAAAAGTCGGGAAAGAGCTGGATTTGATCAGCATTCAGGATGAAATCGGACCCGGATTGGTACTCTGGCATCCGAAAGGCGCGGCAGTCCGCCTGTTGATTGAAAACTTCTGGCGAGAACAACATATTCGAGATGGGTACCAGCTGGTCTATTCGCCTCATACCGCACGTCTTGATCTCTGGAAAACCAGTGGGCACCTCGATTACTACCGCGAAAACATGTTCCCTTCGATGAAGCTGGAAGGCAGTGAATACCAGCTGAAACCGATGAATTGTCCGTACCATATCATGATCTATCAGAGTCATCTTCGCAGCTATCGAGACCTCCCCATTCGCTATGGGGAACTGGGAACGGTCTATCGCTATGAACGGACCGGTGTGCTGCACGGGCTCATGCGGGTGCGAGGATTTACGCAGGATGATGCCCATCTTTTCTGCCGCCCGGATCAGATGGAGCAAGAAGTCAGCCGGGTCCTGGACTTTACATTTTTCGTGTTACGGACATTCGGATTCCATCAATTTGAAGTGTTTTTATCCACGCGGCCCAAAGAATCCGTGGGTGGTGATGAACATTGGACCTTGGCCACCAGCGCATTGGAAGCGGCGCTGAAAAACCGTAATATCTCCTTTCACCTTGATCCCGGAGGAGGAGCGTTCTACGGACCGAAGATCGACATCAAGATCAAAGATGCGTTGGGCCGCTCCTGGCAATGTTCCACGGTGCAAGTTGATTTCAACAATCCGGAGCGGTTTGAACTGAATTATATTGGTGAGGACGGCAAAGCCCATCGCCCTATCATGATCCATCGCGCCCTGATGGGATCCATCGAGCGCTTTTTCGGCATTCTGATCGAGCATTACGGGGGCGCGTTTCCGACCTGGCTGGCTCCGGTGCAGGTGGTGGTCATGAACATCACCGACCATCAGCAAGACTACGCCGCAGCCGTCGTCGCGCAATTGAAGGCGGTCGGGTTCCGTGCCGAAGCCGATCTTCGGAACGAAAAAATCGGGTTTAAGATTCGTGAAGCAGAAAAGGCGAAAGTCCCGTTCATGTTGGTGGCGGGGAATCGCGAAATGCAAGGCGGGACTCTCTCGGTACGAGGCCGAAGCGGGGCAAATTTAGGGACTAAGACAGTGGCTGAGGTGTTGGATCTCCTGCAAACTGAGGTCGCACACACACAGCGAGACCTTCAACACACACATTAA
- a CDS encoding HU family DNA-binding protein — translation MTKEELIAKMAASAGITKVAAGTALEAFTGAVTSSLKKGQRVSLVNFGTFTISKRKARMGRNPRTGESLRIPAAKVPKFSAGKELRSAVR, via the coding sequence ATGACAAAGGAAGAGTTGATCGCAAAGATGGCCGCATCAGCAGGAATTACGAAGGTTGCAGCCGGAACCGCCCTTGAGGCATTCACCGGGGCGGTGACTTCCTCGTTGAAAAAGGGGCAACGCGTCTCCCTCGTCAATTTCGGCACCTTTACGATTTCAAAGCGAAAAGCGCGAATGGGAAGAAATCCACGGACAGGTGAATCACTCCGAATCCCGGCGGCGAAGGTCCCGAAGTTTTCAGCAGGAAAAGAGCTTCGCTCTGCCGTGAGGTGA
- a CDS encoding helix-turn-helix domain-containing protein, with protein sequence MSVPSSSFTILLFTNDTAVQALVRQVFKDASVTIARDASTFQRELRKHRFDAVVMESQSGQEPIGVLNDHLDPARTLCIGGSRAALKKTLRTIQLMNQPDSPPQNKARDASLESYLETKMGEFVKGMRNGSAKNLHPILISAVERPLITSALRETGGNQIQAAELLGLNRNTLRKKIVSLHIPLKQTKARTSRRG encoded by the coding sequence ATGTCTGTGCCGTCATCCTCATTTACTATCCTGTTATTCACGAATGATACGGCCGTGCAAGCCCTGGTGAGGCAGGTATTCAAGGACGCCTCCGTTACGATCGCTCGAGACGCTTCGACCTTTCAAAGGGAGTTGCGAAAACATCGGTTTGATGCCGTCGTGATGGAGTCGCAAAGTGGGCAGGAACCGATTGGCGTGCTGAATGATCACCTTGACCCAGCTCGCACCCTTTGTATCGGAGGGTCTAGGGCTGCCTTGAAAAAGACGCTGAGAACGATCCAGCTGATGAATCAGCCAGACAGCCCTCCACAGAACAAAGCCCGCGACGCCTCCCTCGAAAGTTACTTAGAGACAAAAATGGGTGAATTCGTGAAGGGAATGAGAAATGGATCGGCTAAAAACCTCCATCCGATCCTGATTTCCGCCGTGGAACGTCCTCTCATCACGTCGGCTCTGCGCGAGACAGGAGGCAATCAAATACAAGCGGCTGAACTGCTCGGACTCAACCGTAACACCTTGCGAAAGAAAATCGTGAGTCTTCACATTCCCTTGAAACAAACGAAAGCGAGGACGAGTCGGCGTGGCTGA
- a CDS encoding Rrf2 family transcriptional regulator yields MKVSKRATYGIMVAVDLAIHANEAPIQARTIARRHGIPVRFLEQVLHAMKKAGLVESQRGAQGGYLLTHEPAAMSIADIFEALEGPVFHRSSVGQQTRDRHASKPELLLDDVWQQVQQAERKVLENITVEHLALRLRTIDAQRNPMYHI; encoded by the coding sequence ATGAAAGTGTCCAAACGTGCGACATACGGAATTATGGTAGCCGTTGATCTTGCGATACATGCAAACGAAGCCCCGATTCAAGCGCGAACGATCGCGAGGCGCCACGGGATTCCCGTCCGTTTTCTCGAACAAGTTCTCCACGCGATGAAAAAGGCCGGCTTAGTAGAAAGTCAACGAGGTGCCCAAGGAGGGTATCTCCTCACGCATGAGCCGGCGGCGATGTCGATCGCCGATATATTCGAGGCGTTGGAAGGGCCGGTCTTTCATCGCTCATCTGTCGGGCAACAGACACGGGATCGCCATGCGAGCAAGCCGGAGCTGCTGTTAGATGACGTCTGGCAGCAAGTTCAGCAGGCGGAACGGAAAGTTCTCGAAAACATTACAGTCGAACACTTGGCACTGCGTCTACGGACGATCGATGCCCAGCGCAATCCGATGTACCACATTTGA
- a CDS encoding sulfurtransferase TusA family protein, whose protein sequence is MNPVESLTIPKIVTNPIPPAILEEIETFEAEALRTLGGELPTDIFKPFRLQYGIYGQRQPGVQMVRIKIPFGGISANQLRRVAELADRYATGVGHVTTRQDIQMHFVELKDVPSVMRGLAEVGLTTREACANTVRNVTACHLAGVCQGEVFDVTPYAKTVAYHLLRNPLNQSLPRKFKIAFSGCARDCALTPIHDIGLLAVKQADGVIGFRMVVGGGLGSTPRIAQLLREFTPMEELIPSIEAVIKVFDTLGNRKNRNKARMKFVIDKLGFEEFKRRWETAYVAMGHSLPKNGSLTLLQHQDEPKLIMPTRKGLINGAGNGDGNRNGSHGNGHETPFEMWNRTNVVKQKQDGYVTAAIKLFMGDITAEQMLFVADLAERYSNGNLRTTINQNLVIRWVPTDQIQHLYDDLTSHGLADPGAELVEDIIACPGTDTCGLGITSSKGLARALAEVFPAGRVPEDLAGVDVKISGCHNSCAQHHISTIGLHGVGKRLGDHVAPHYELHLGGSVNGTAKIGQMTVKLPAKAVPAAISHLIDLYRRDRQVNENLPKFITRVGKSKLKDELIPYTIVPSYKEDPTFYYDWEGEEEFILEDLGPGECAGGALDMIENGILEADQELYQAKLLIEKHQYSVSVNKSYRAVLAAAKAMLVTEGLEPSTDSETFIEFDSRIAQKGVVPFVYRDLSKKVGDLGPKETSVESAGEKMTFAKGFVEACRAATDQMGKDLKLSAVTEEKPPVAPAPVETKPAIPIVTGAPVYDLRGVACPMNYVKTKLKLEMMDAGEQLEVWLDAGEPIKNVPMSLKNDGHKLLIQEALEPEASHYRILVEKVEG, encoded by the coding sequence ATGAACCCAGTTGAATCCCTCACTATCCCCAAAATTGTCACGAATCCCATTCCGCCGGCCATTCTGGAAGAAATAGAAACCTTCGAGGCTGAAGCCCTGCGAACATTGGGCGGAGAGCTGCCCACCGATATTTTCAAGCCTTTCCGCCTGCAATACGGCATTTACGGTCAGCGTCAGCCTGGTGTGCAAATGGTCCGTATCAAGATCCCGTTCGGCGGTATCAGCGCGAATCAGCTGCGACGTGTGGCGGAGCTCGCCGACCGATATGCGACCGGAGTCGGCCACGTCACGACGAGACAAGATATTCAGATGCACTTTGTCGAGCTGAAGGATGTGCCGAGTGTCATGCGAGGACTTGCTGAAGTTGGTCTGACCACCAGGGAGGCCTGTGCCAATACCGTGCGGAATGTGACGGCATGTCACCTCGCCGGAGTGTGCCAGGGAGAAGTATTCGATGTGACTCCTTATGCGAAGACAGTCGCCTATCACTTACTGCGGAATCCTTTGAATCAAAGTCTGCCGCGAAAGTTCAAAATCGCTTTCTCTGGCTGTGCGCGCGATTGCGCCCTGACGCCGATCCATGACATCGGCTTGTTGGCGGTGAAACAAGCGGACGGAGTGATCGGCTTTCGGATGGTGGTTGGTGGAGGACTGGGCTCTACTCCACGGATTGCACAACTGCTCCGTGAGTTCACTCCAATGGAGGAACTGATTCCTAGTATTGAGGCCGTCATCAAAGTCTTCGATACCCTCGGCAATCGAAAAAACCGCAACAAGGCCCGGATGAAGTTCGTGATCGACAAGCTGGGCTTCGAGGAGTTCAAACGACGCTGGGAAACAGCCTACGTGGCTATGGGTCATTCGCTCCCAAAAAACGGATCTTTGACTCTTCTTCAGCATCAGGACGAGCCAAAACTCATCATGCCGACCCGCAAAGGTTTGATCAATGGAGCTGGGAACGGCGACGGGAATCGGAACGGATCTCATGGGAATGGCCACGAGACGCCCTTCGAGATGTGGAACCGGACCAACGTTGTGAAACAGAAGCAGGATGGGTATGTCACAGCCGCCATCAAGCTGTTCATGGGAGATATTACGGCCGAACAGATGCTATTCGTCGCTGACCTGGCTGAACGTTATTCGAACGGCAATCTTCGCACAACGATCAATCAAAACCTGGTCATCCGATGGGTTCCTACCGATCAGATCCAGCACTTATACGATGATCTAACGTCACATGGATTGGCAGATCCCGGAGCCGAGCTGGTCGAAGACATTATTGCCTGCCCCGGCACAGATACATGCGGGCTCGGGATCACGTCCTCCAAAGGCCTTGCGCGAGCGCTGGCCGAGGTGTTTCCGGCCGGTCGTGTGCCGGAAGATCTGGCAGGGGTCGATGTCAAAATCAGCGGATGCCATAATTCCTGCGCACAACATCACATTTCAACGATCGGCCTGCATGGAGTCGGAAAACGCCTCGGTGACCACGTCGCGCCGCATTATGAATTGCATCTCGGTGGTTCGGTGAACGGCACTGCAAAGATCGGCCAGATGACCGTGAAGTTGCCGGCAAAAGCCGTGCCGGCGGCGATCTCTCATTTGATCGACCTGTACCGGCGTGATCGGCAAGTGAACGAGAATTTACCGAAGTTCATCACGCGCGTCGGGAAGAGCAAGCTGAAAGACGAATTGATTCCGTACACCATCGTGCCGTCTTATAAAGAGGATCCAACCTTCTATTATGATTGGGAGGGAGAAGAAGAATTTATCCTTGAGGATCTCGGTCCCGGCGAATGTGCTGGCGGTGCGCTGGACATGATCGAAAACGGCATTCTGGAGGCCGATCAAGAGCTCTACCAGGCGAAGCTACTCATTGAGAAGCATCAATATTCGGTATCGGTGAACAAATCCTATCGAGCCGTACTGGCTGCCGCTAAGGCAATGCTGGTGACAGAAGGACTGGAGCCCTCGACGGACTCCGAAACGTTCATCGAGTTCGACAGCAGGATTGCACAGAAAGGTGTTGTGCCATTCGTCTATCGAGATCTGAGCAAGAAGGTCGGCGATCTAGGTCCGAAAGAGACGTCGGTCGAATCAGCCGGGGAGAAGATGACATTTGCCAAGGGTTTCGTTGAGGCGTGCCGTGCGGCGACTGATCAGATGGGGAAGGATCTGAAGCTGTCGGCGGTAACAGAAGAAAAGCCTCCCGTTGCGCCTGCGCCAGTTGAAACCAAACCAGCTATTCCAATTGTAACGGGTGCGCCTGTTTACGATTTGCGCGGTGTCGCATGCCCGATGAACTATGTCAAAACGAAGTTGAAACTGGAGATGATGGACGCCGGCGAACAGTTGGAAGTGTGGCTCGATGCGGGTGAACCGATCAAGAACGTGCCGATGAGTCTTAAGAATGACGGACATAAGCTGCTGATACAGGAAGCGTTGGAACCGGAAGCATCGCATTATCGGATTCTGGTCGAGAAGGTCGAAGGGTAA
- a CDS encoding phosphoadenylyl-sulfate reductase, translating to MTGNGHSELDAELKAWSASFETKQPQDILTAAIERYEKIVLACSFGAEDVVLVDLVHRINPSVPLFYLDTDFLFPETYATRDRVIEQYGLRSPQVIQVKSLLTPQKQAESYGEALWARDPDQCCGLRKVEPLTRVLRGYDAWITGIRRDQAPSRANAGLIEWDQRFGLVKVNPLARWTLADVWTYIKVYEVPYNPLHDQHYPSIGCTHCTAPVEPGDDPRAGRWKNFVKTECGLHKS from the coding sequence ATGACTGGTAATGGACATTCCGAACTGGACGCAGAGCTCAAAGCATGGAGCGCTTCGTTTGAGACGAAGCAGCCTCAAGATATATTGACTGCTGCCATTGAACGATACGAGAAGATTGTTCTGGCCTGCAGTTTCGGGGCTGAGGATGTCGTGCTTGTCGATTTGGTGCATCGGATCAATCCCTCGGTGCCGTTGTTTTACCTCGATACCGATTTCTTATTTCCTGAAACCTATGCCACAAGGGACCGAGTGATTGAGCAGTACGGTCTTCGGTCGCCGCAGGTCATCCAGGTAAAGTCATTGCTCACACCACAAAAGCAAGCAGAATCGTACGGCGAAGCCTTGTGGGCGCGAGATCCGGACCAGTGCTGCGGACTGCGCAAAGTCGAACCGCTGACCCGTGTTCTGCGGGGATACGACGCATGGATTACCGGAATCAGGCGTGATCAAGCCCCGTCTCGTGCGAATGCCGGATTGATCGAGTGGGACCAGAGATTTGGATTGGTCAAGGTCAACCCCCTGGCCCGATGGACCTTGGCCGATGTCTGGACCTACATCAAGGTCTACGAAGTTCCCTACAACCCGCTGCACGATCAGCATTATCCCAGCATCGGCTGCACTCACTGCACCGCACCAGTGGAACCCGGCGATGATCCGCGGGCCGGTCGCTGGAAGAATTTTGTCAAGACCGAGTGCGGACTGCATAAGTCGTAA
- the trpD gene encoding anthranilate phosphoribosyltransferase, protein MPIQDLLAKIAKGPKASKDLTWDECKQAMKALIEGEASPAQVGAFLIAMRFKMESVTELAALTSAARQYVPPLVVSRDLALVDVPTYAGKQDTFHAIIAASIVAVAAGAAVMMHGYDGIPGRPGSAGVLKALGIPVDADLRLVSEDVNKKGFAYLDIGLYHPPLYRFLEMRQELGVRNVFHPIARLLNPARAAVQVVGLTHPPHFEKTAEALRILGCPRALVIRGVEGDPELSASMATRVLELRDDRITPLGVAPKDFGLAFVPSGEMAGFPPNQREKEADLLRRILQNQVQGGPRNWVLMNAAMLLYAAGKGASLSTCFPVVRAALDGGAAARKLDELVRQPVAV, encoded by the coding sequence ATGCCGATTCAAGATCTCCTCGCCAAGATTGCAAAGGGCCCGAAAGCTTCCAAGGACCTCACGTGGGATGAGTGCAAACAGGCGATGAAGGCTTTGATTGAAGGTGAGGCCTCGCCGGCGCAAGTGGGTGCCTTTCTCATTGCCATGCGATTCAAGATGGAGTCGGTTACCGAATTGGCGGCACTGACGTCCGCTGCTCGACAGTACGTGCCGCCTCTCGTTGTCTCACGGGACTTGGCCTTGGTGGATGTTCCGACCTATGCCGGGAAGCAGGACACGTTTCACGCGATTATTGCCGCGTCCATTGTGGCAGTTGCAGCGGGCGCTGCGGTCATGATGCACGGCTATGACGGCATTCCCGGCCGACCCGGCAGTGCCGGAGTGCTGAAAGCCTTGGGCATTCCGGTTGATGCCGATCTTAGGCTGGTCTCCGAAGACGTGAACAAGAAAGGCTTTGCCTATCTGGATATCGGACTGTACCATCCGCCCCTCTATCGGTTCCTAGAAATGCGTCAAGAGCTGGGGGTCAGGAATGTGTTCCATCCGATCGCCAGGCTTCTGAACCCGGCGCGGGCAGCGGTGCAGGTCGTGGGATTGACGCATCCGCCGCATTTTGAAAAGACAGCCGAAGCCTTGCGAATCCTTGGATGCCCACGCGCCCTGGTGATCCGTGGTGTCGAGGGCGATCCGGAGTTGTCGGCATCGATGGCGACGAGAGTGCTGGAATTGCGCGATGACCGCATCACTCCGCTGGGAGTGGCTCCGAAAGATTTTGGGCTGGCGTTTGTCCCATCAGGGGAGATGGCAGGATTTCCACCTAATCAACGCGAGAAAGAGGCAGATCTGCTCAGGCGTATTCTTCAGAATCAGGTGCAGGGTGGGCCGCGAAATTGGGTGCTCATGAATGCGGCTATGTTGCTCTATGCGGCGGGCAAAGGGGCGTCTCTGTCGACCTGCTTCCCGGTTGTACGCGCCGCTCTTGATGGAGGAGCGGCGGCTCGTAAACTTGATGAATTGGTGCGACAGCCGGTCGCAGTGTAG